A region of Natribaculum luteum DNA encodes the following proteins:
- a CDS encoding MBL fold metallo-hydrolase — translation MPTEILENVYDITCQTEESGKRFRVFFFADGTPTLVDAGLAGTTDRVIEGISSIGVEPERLVVTHGDGDHIGGFDALVDHYGLETWVPEQTTAETATDPDHRYGDGDRIGRFTAVHVPGHEPDNHALVDEAAGVAVMGDAVSGADQRGLPAGYFHLPPAVYSQNLNRAEESLERLLEYEFDAGLVYHGSSVTEDAREKLERYVNPPGA, via the coding sequence ATGCCGACGGAGATACTCGAGAACGTCTACGATATCACCTGTCAAACAGAAGAGAGCGGCAAGCGGTTCCGGGTGTTCTTCTTTGCTGACGGAACGCCAACGCTCGTCGACGCTGGCCTCGCGGGCACCACCGACCGAGTGATCGAGGGCATCTCGTCGATCGGCGTCGAACCCGAACGGCTCGTCGTCACGCACGGTGACGGCGATCACATCGGCGGCTTCGACGCCCTCGTCGACCACTACGGACTCGAGACGTGGGTCCCCGAACAGACGACGGCCGAGACGGCAACTGACCCGGACCACCGCTACGGCGACGGGGACCGGATCGGGCGATTCACCGCGGTACACGTCCCGGGCCACGAACCCGACAATCACGCGCTCGTCGACGAAGCCGCTGGCGTCGCCGTCATGGGCGACGCCGTCTCCGGGGCCGACCAGCGCGGGCTCCCCGCCGGTTACTTTCACCTCCCGCCTGCGGTCTACTCGCAGAACCTGAACCGCGCCGAGGAAAGCCTCGAGCGCCTCCTCGAGTACGAGTTCGATGCCGGCCTCGTCTATCACGGCTCGTCGGTCACGGAGGACGCACGCGAGAAACTCGAGCGATACGTCAACCCTCCCGGGGCTTGA
- a CDS encoding GNAT family N-acetyltransferase, producing the protein MSVHPTLSFEDEAQRTIYEYVECHGAVSPDELARSIRIDKGPAQSKPARSGTYSEAVPLSPDELRASVGELKDAGYLVETDGKLRIALSAAPAEHELADGTVTIRPAREEDREGLIEVMQSVGSEGTYVVAENVVEQLEREPALVRANDERSRVFFVAVFEPESDEEGEEESTAADEELVGWLHVDAPELPSLCHTAELTVGVATDHRREGIGSALLEYGLEWAGDGYRKVYQSVPATNEQAIEFLEANGWKREGEREEHYRIDEEFVDEVLFAIWP; encoded by the coding sequence ATGAGCGTTCATCCGACGCTGTCGTTCGAGGACGAGGCGCAGCGGACGATCTACGAGTACGTCGAGTGCCACGGCGCAGTTTCACCCGACGAACTCGCACGGTCGATTCGGATCGACAAGGGGCCGGCCCAGTCGAAGCCTGCTCGATCGGGGACGTACTCCGAGGCGGTTCCGCTCTCTCCGGACGAGCTTCGGGCGTCCGTCGGGGAGCTGAAAGACGCCGGCTACCTCGTCGAAACCGACGGCAAACTCCGGATCGCCCTCTCGGCGGCACCGGCCGAGCACGAACTCGCGGACGGGACGGTGACGATCCGTCCCGCTCGCGAAGAAGACCGGGAGGGATTGATCGAGGTCATGCAGTCGGTCGGAAGCGAGGGTACCTACGTCGTCGCCGAGAACGTCGTCGAGCAGCTCGAGCGCGAGCCGGCGCTCGTCCGCGCCAACGACGAACGCTCGAGGGTGTTTTTCGTCGCAGTGTTCGAGCCCGAATCGGACGAGGAAGGCGAGGAAGAGTCGACTGCGGCGGACGAGGAACTCGTCGGCTGGCTTCACGTCGACGCGCCCGAACTCCCCTCGCTGTGTCACACGGCCGAACTCACCGTCGGCGTCGCCACGGACCACCGCCGGGAGGGGATCGGATCGGCGCTGCTCGAGTACGGCCTCGAGTGGGCCGGCGACGGCTACCGGAAGGTCTACCAGAGCGTTCCCGCAACGAACGAGCAGGCGATCGAGTTCCTCGAGGCCAACGGCTGGAAACGGGAGGGCGAACGCGAGGAGCACTACCGGATCGACGAGGAGTTCGTCGACGAGGTGCTGTTCGCGATCTGGCCCTGA
- a CDS encoding DUF7548 family protein, with the protein MSSERLPRQLGIAACLAVIVGILLPYVLVSRPAVATYYDFAPVRMEVVGLLAAIALVALLVWFSDVITSPTLAGFLVIVGATMFLNTTIWVWTVPTHLVMELPTVDEFLYHRWALTVLTALVATSGLWYVVRLLPRKTTPRGRR; encoded by the coding sequence GTGAGTAGCGAACGGCTCCCCCGTCAGCTCGGGATCGCGGCATGCCTGGCAGTTATCGTCGGGATCCTCCTGCCGTACGTACTCGTGAGCCGGCCAGCCGTGGCGACCTACTACGATTTTGCGCCCGTGAGGATGGAAGTCGTCGGACTCCTCGCGGCGATCGCGCTAGTCGCTCTCCTCGTGTGGTTTTCGGACGTCATCACTTCGCCGACGCTCGCCGGCTTTCTCGTCATTGTCGGGGCGACCATGTTCCTCAACACGACGATATGGGTCTGGACGGTCCCGACGCACCTCGTCATGGAACTTCCGACGGTCGACGAGTTCCTGTACCACCGGTGGGCCCTCACGGTCCTCACGGCTCTCGTCGCGACGAGCGGTCTCTGGTACGTCGTGCGTCTCTTACCTCGGAAGACTACGCCTCGAGGTCGCCGTTGA
- a CDS encoding glycosyltransferase, with protein sequence MAQVDTVAAFTDLYLPTVNGVTYTVRLWRERWTRDRGEMSTVYPEMAGYEPGEGEYPVWSLPAPLYPRYRLGLPAIPDDLETPDLVHVHTPFTVGYAGVRFARKRDVPVVASYHTLLGDRADQHVPENVVEALELTCHVYERSFFERVDHVIAPTSFARRHLLEHVGADVDVTVVSNGIDTDFFRPVDPIDFRRRHDFPEDRPVVGYTGRHGLEKNLEEAVAAVDGTDVTLVFGGDGPARDDLEELARDADADVRFLGFLDREELPAFYAALDAFVFPSPVETQGLVALEATACGTPVVAVDEGALSESVIEGETGYRYQRGDLEEFRYAIWRTLEENDRLSDLCLRRRRMLSVDHSLEQVAGIYDRLASADVVQ encoded by the coding sequence ATGGCGCAAGTCGACACCGTCGCCGCGTTCACCGACCTCTACTTGCCGACGGTAAACGGCGTCACCTATACGGTTCGGCTCTGGCGCGAGCGCTGGACTCGCGACCGCGGCGAGATGTCGACCGTCTACCCAGAGATGGCGGGCTACGAGCCGGGCGAGGGCGAGTACCCCGTCTGGAGCCTCCCTGCGCCGCTGTACCCGCGATACCGTCTCGGACTGCCTGCGATCCCGGACGACCTCGAGACGCCCGACCTCGTCCACGTCCACACGCCATTTACGGTCGGCTACGCCGGCGTCCGGTTCGCTCGCAAACGTGACGTGCCCGTCGTCGCGTCGTACCACACGCTGCTTGGCGATCGCGCGGACCAGCACGTCCCCGAGAACGTCGTCGAGGCGCTCGAACTCACCTGTCACGTCTACGAGCGCTCGTTCTTCGAGCGCGTCGACCACGTCATCGCGCCGACGTCGTTCGCCCGCAGACACCTCCTCGAGCACGTCGGCGCAGACGTCGACGTCACCGTCGTCTCGAACGGGATCGACACCGACTTCTTCCGGCCCGTCGACCCGATCGACTTTCGTCGTCGTCACGACTTCCCGGAGGACCGTCCCGTCGTCGGCTACACCGGTCGCCACGGCCTCGAGAAGAACCTCGAGGAGGCGGTCGCGGCCGTCGACGGCACCGATGTAACGCTCGTCTTCGGCGGCGACGGCCCCGCCCGCGACGACCTCGAAGAACTGGCTCGCGACGCCGACGCGGACGTGCGATTTCTCGGCTTTCTCGACCGGGAGGAACTCCCCGCGTTCTACGCCGCGCTCGACGCCTTCGTCTTCCCGAGCCCTGTCGAGACCCAGGGACTGGTCGCACTCGAGGCGACCGCCTGTGGCACTCCCGTCGTCGCCGTCGACGAAGGAGCGCTTTCCGAGTCCGTCATCGAGGGCGAGACCGGCTACCGCTACCAGCGCGGCGACCTCGAGGAGTTCCGGTACGCGATCTGGCGAACCCTCGAGGAGAACGACCGGCTCTCTGACCTCTGTCTGCGCAGACGCCGGATGCTCTCGGTCGACCACTCTCTCGAGCAGGTAGCGGGAATCTACGACCGGCTGGCGTCGGCCGACGTCGTCCAGTGA
- a CDS encoding ubiquitin-like small modifier protein 1, with product MEIDLRFFATFREAVGQRDVTHEYDDDATVGDVLEALEAKYGDLDGQLIEDGSVRPQLNVLKNGRNVVHMDDLETGLEDGDRISVFPPVAGGA from the coding sequence ATGGAGATCGACCTGCGCTTTTTCGCGACCTTTCGCGAGGCCGTCGGCCAGCGAGACGTCACCCACGAGTACGACGACGACGCGACCGTCGGTGACGTCCTCGAGGCGCTCGAGGCGAAGTACGGGGATCTCGACGGACAGCTAATCGAAGACGGTTCGGTCCGCCCACAGCTAAACGTCCTGAAGAACGGCCGGAACGTCGTCCACATGGACGACCTCGAGACCGGACTCGAGGACGGCGACCGGATCTCGGTGTTTCCGCCGGTAGCTGGCGGTGCGTGA
- the tgtA gene encoding tRNA guanosine(15) transglycosylase TgtA, with protein sequence MRDCFELRDTDAGGRIGELRVPRADVTVETPALLPVINPNLQTISPRRLADEFGAEMLITNSYIIHNTDSLRERALEEGLHDMLDFPGAIMTDSGSFQLSEYGEITVTTEEILEFQYEIGSDVGTPVDIPTPPDVSRERAASELETTKERLEVAEGVDVGDMLVNAPVQGSTYPDLREDAARHADATVLDVFPVGAVVPLMNDYRYADMVDVVAAAKRGLGADAPVHLFGAGHPMMFALAVAMGCDLFDSAAYALYARDDRYLTVRGTRHLDDLDYLPCSCPVCTAHDPDDLRSIPDEDREEALAAHNLHVTFEEIRRIKQAIRAGNLLELVEQRARAHPAMLDGYRALLDHAEQLERTDPVSKGSFFYTSHESARRPEVIRHHERLARLEVPDAVFLTEGDPSSAGEYDDSWRVEPPFGPFPRALSKSYPLTAEVPDRTDRAALEAAARGVARLVEANPDSEFTLGHRGWPEGVLEALPDGVETIDLTRDR encoded by the coding sequence ATGCGCGACTGCTTCGAACTTCGGGACACCGACGCCGGCGGCCGAATTGGCGAGTTACGCGTGCCGCGTGCCGACGTGACCGTCGAGACGCCCGCCCTCCTGCCGGTTATTAATCCGAATTTGCAGACAATCTCGCCACGCCGGCTCGCCGACGAGTTCGGCGCCGAGATGCTCATTACGAACTCCTACATCATTCACAACACGGACAGTCTCCGCGAGCGAGCACTCGAGGAGGGGCTCCACGACATGCTGGATTTCCCCGGTGCGATCATGACCGACTCTGGGTCGTTTCAGCTCTCGGAGTACGGCGAGATCACCGTCACGACCGAAGAGATTCTCGAGTTCCAGTACGAGATCGGCTCCGACGTCGGGACGCCGGTCGACATCCCAACGCCGCCGGACGTCTCCCGCGAGCGCGCCGCGTCGGAACTCGAGACCACGAAAGAGCGACTCGAGGTCGCCGAAGGCGTCGACGTCGGCGACATGCTCGTCAACGCGCCCGTGCAGGGATCGACCTATCCCGACCTCCGGGAGGACGCCGCCCGCCACGCCGACGCGACCGTCCTCGACGTCTTCCCGGTCGGTGCAGTCGTCCCGCTGATGAACGACTACCGCTACGCCGACATGGTCGACGTGGTTGCCGCCGCCAAGCGCGGGCTGGGTGCCGACGCGCCGGTCCACCTCTTCGGTGCCGGCCACCCGATGATGTTTGCGCTCGCCGTCGCCATGGGCTGTGATCTGTTCGACTCCGCTGCCTACGCGCTCTACGCCCGCGACGATCGCTACCTCACCGTCCGCGGCACTCGCCACCTCGACGACCTCGACTATCTCCCGTGTTCGTGTCCCGTCTGTACCGCCCACGATCCCGACGACCTCCGATCGATCCCGGACGAGGACCGCGAGGAGGCACTCGCCGCCCACAACCTCCACGTCACCTTCGAGGAGATCCGCCGGATCAAACAGGCGATTCGCGCGGGGAACTTGCTCGAGCTCGTCGAACAGCGCGCCCGCGCCCATCCGGCGATGCTCGACGGCTATCGCGCCTTACTCGACCACGCCGAGCAACTCGAGCGAACCGACCCCGTCTCGAAGGGCTCGTTTTTCTACACGTCCCACGAGAGCGCCCGCCGACCCGAAGTGATCCGCCACCACGAGCGACTCGCGCGTCTTGAGGTGCCCGACGCGGTCTTTCTCACCGAGGGCGACCCCTCGAGCGCCGGCGAGTACGACGACTCGTGGCGCGTCGAACCCCCCTTCGGTCCGTTCCCGCGGGCGCTCTCGAAAAGCTATCCGCTCACGGCCGAGGTGCCCGACCGGACCGACCGGGCCGCACTCGAGGCCGCCGCCCGTGGCGTCGCCCGCCTCGTCGAGGCAAACCCCGACAGCGAGTTCACGCTCGGCCACCGGGGGTGGCCCGAGGGGGTGCTCGAGGCGCTTCCCGACGGCGTCGAGACGATCGACCTGACGCGCGATCGATGA
- a CDS encoding PadR family transcriptional regulator — translation MDQLTGFQRDLLYVIAGMDRPSGQEILDDINSYIDQPVTHGRLYPNLDALVDQDLVEKGQIDRRTNYYALTPKGRRELEQRQQWVERHVDLEPSQKQ, via the coding sequence ATGGATCAGCTAACCGGCTTCCAGCGCGACCTCTTGTACGTCATCGCGGGAATGGATCGGCCGTCCGGCCAGGAGATTCTCGACGACATCAACAGCTACATCGATCAACCGGTCACACACGGCCGGCTGTATCCGAACCTCGACGCTCTCGTCGACCAGGACCTCGTCGAGAAAGGGCAGATCGATCGCCGGACGAACTACTACGCGCTCACCCCGAAGGGGCGGCGCGAACTCGAGCAGCGACAGCAGTGGGTCGAGCGAC
- a CDS encoding NUDIX hydrolase: MPTDPLVWDTLDRQVAYTCPGFDVVNETVRLPDGTETDFDYLTEPASVVVLPFTPDGDVVLIEEWRQAVSRVNRSLPVGGVEPDDDDLEAAARRELAEETGHEAETLEPLVTVEPANGIADTLLHFFVAYDCRPTAEQRLDHNESIRVTGTTLEDLLTAIGDGEVRDGRTVLGVSYYRLFGDDSDR; the protein is encoded by the coding sequence ATGCCGACTGATCCGCTCGTCTGGGACACGCTCGATCGGCAGGTAGCCTACACCTGTCCCGGCTTCGACGTCGTTAACGAGACCGTTCGACTTCCCGATGGGACCGAAACCGACTTCGACTACCTCACAGAGCCCGCGAGCGTCGTCGTCCTCCCCTTTACTCCCGACGGCGACGTCGTTCTCATCGAGGAGTGGCGACAGGCCGTCTCCCGTGTCAACCGTAGCCTCCCTGTCGGCGGCGTCGAACCCGACGACGACGACCTCGAGGCCGCCGCACGCCGCGAACTCGCCGAAGAGACGGGCCACGAGGCCGAGACGCTCGAGCCACTGGTGACGGTAGAACCCGCAAACGGCATCGCCGACACGCTGTTGCACTTCTTCGTCGCGTACGACTGTCGCCCGACGGCCGAACAGCGACTCGATCACAACGAGAGCATCCGCGTCACGGGAACGACGCTCGAGGATCTCCTCACGGCAATCGGCGACGGCGAGGTTCGCGACGGTCGAACCGTCCTCGGCGTCTCGTACTATCGGCTGTTCGGTGACGATTCCGATCGATAA
- a CDS encoding HdeD family acid-resistance protein, translating into MNSMTTDEEYAAYSLQKGWRTLAIAGGVIALIGVLAIAFPFVTGISMTYLLGALLLVGGIVHGVHAFSARGWKGSLWQVTLGVVSVLAGLLLLANPVLGLASLTLLVIAYLLVDGIAELGLSLRMGAQKGRGWIAASGAISLVLAGLLWLGFPADAMWAVGLLVGVSLLATGISMVFVAAAGRGVEEEDVASATEPRGA; encoded by the coding sequence ATGAACTCAATGACAACTGACGAGGAGTACGCGGCGTACTCGCTACAGAAGGGATGGCGCACGCTCGCGATCGCTGGCGGAGTCATCGCACTGATCGGCGTTCTCGCGATCGCGTTCCCGTTCGTGACGGGCATCTCGATGACGTACCTCCTCGGTGCGCTACTGCTAGTCGGCGGGATCGTCCACGGCGTCCACGCCTTCTCCGCCCGCGGGTGGAAAGGCTCGCTCTGGCAGGTTACGCTCGGCGTCGTCTCGGTACTCGCCGGGCTCCTCCTGCTCGCGAACCCGGTTCTCGGGCTGGCCAGTCTGACGCTGCTGGTCATCGCCTACCTGCTCGTCGACGGCATCGCCGAACTCGGACTGAGCCTGCGGATGGGTGCGCAGAAGGGACGCGGCTGGATCGCCGCGAGCGGTGCGATCTCGCTCGTCCTGGCCGGCCTCCTCTGGCTCGGCTTCCCCGCGGACGCGATGTGGGCCGTCGGCCTGCTGGTCGGCGTGAGCCTGCTCGCGACCGGCATCTCGATGGTCTTCGTCGCCGCCGCCGGTCGCGGCGTCGAAGAGGAAGACGTGGCGTCGGCGACCGAACCCCGCGGCGCATAA
- a CDS encoding zinc ribbon domain-containing protein has translation MGNDCTAIAFENPKLERFKVPAVGVPRTPTARRIQGRRIRYRGGRYGIEVDDVAPQYTSQWCSHSGCGFTHRDNRDGDKFEFLKGGKELHSDYNAAKNIANRHCGAGMPIAGRNLAVDGPPVNWPSSQGRLT, from the coding sequence GTGGGGAACGATTGCACGGCGATTGCGTTCGAGAACCCGAAACTCGAACGCTTCAAAGTTCCAGCAGTGGGCGTTCCGCGAACTCCAACGGCACGTCGAATACAAGGCCGAAGAATACGGTATCGAGGTGGACGATACGGTATCGAGGTGGACGACGTTGCACCACAATACACGAGTCAGTGGTGCAGTCACTCGGGGTGTGGATTCACTCATCGGGACAATCGGGATGGCGATAAGTTTGAGTTCCTAAAGGGCGGTAAAGAGTTGCATAGCGATTACAACGCCGCAAAGAACATTGCCAACCGACACTGCGGGGCGGGTATGCCCATCGCGGGCAGAAATCTCGCGGTGGATGGGCCACCAGTCAACTGGCCCTCAAGTCAGGGGCGTTTAACGTGA
- the arcS gene encoding archaeosine synthase subunit alpha, giving the protein MTDYFEVHERDGAAHLGELRLSSPRTTPALVDDVVEDAGSLWSADRELPEGDDAHLTVLPHRAFPGGTAPEVQDSFAVDNPDVDYPSAAVVSSEHVSDQGTDAYVLSDVQSVVGHGAALVEAVVNVREAVPEDTALYFSGVATPRNVATLAYAGVDLFDASRATVKGTQGKYLTSEGEYFLEDLEELPCSCPACRTPREEFTREDCAEHNRNALEAELAVVRRRIRDGRLRDYLEGQARHDQWLTAAMRELDSQWEYLEERTPILRDAEISAATEDTLRRVEIQRYADRVTTRYRNRFSAPLVLVPCSARKPYSESQSHRQFHDAIQWRAHLVSMTSPIGVVPQELETTYPAQHYDTVVTGRWSEDEKQFVSEVLRRYLERNDYPEIVAHVPDEGYRDIVSRVEDELDLEVTYTVADHPTDDESLANLRDALAGRPAYRKREREHNTVRAIADYLLGDGAGDDLFEDITTTSRYPRIQVRDAEETQLATMVPQYGTLSFTLEGARRWVDSDAPTKRVEIDGFVPHGSVLAPGVVDADEDIRVGDEVVVEGPKAFGVGRAEMFGREMVESTRGIACEIRHVEEK; this is encoded by the coding sequence ATGACCGACTACTTCGAGGTCCACGAGCGCGACGGGGCCGCGCACCTGGGCGAACTTCGCCTCTCGTCGCCCCGGACGACGCCGGCGCTCGTCGACGACGTCGTCGAAGACGCCGGCTCTCTCTGGTCGGCCGACCGCGAACTGCCCGAGGGTGACGACGCACACCTGACGGTGCTCCCGCACCGGGCGTTCCCCGGCGGCACCGCCCCCGAGGTCCAGGACTCGTTCGCCGTCGACAACCCCGACGTCGACTACCCGAGCGCCGCCGTCGTCTCGAGTGAGCACGTCTCCGATCAGGGCACCGATGCCTACGTCCTCTCGGACGTCCAGTCCGTCGTCGGCCACGGCGCGGCACTCGTCGAGGCCGTGGTGAACGTCCGCGAGGCCGTCCCCGAGGACACCGCACTGTACTTCTCGGGGGTCGCCACGCCCCGGAACGTCGCGACGCTCGCCTACGCCGGCGTCGACCTGTTCGACGCCTCGCGAGCTACGGTCAAGGGAACGCAGGGGAAGTACCTCACGAGCGAGGGCGAGTACTTCCTCGAGGACCTCGAGGAGCTTCCCTGCTCGTGTCCCGCCTGCCGAACCCCGCGCGAGGAGTTCACCCGCGAGGACTGCGCCGAGCACAACCGAAACGCACTCGAGGCGGAACTCGCCGTCGTCCGCCGGCGGATCCGTGACGGTCGCCTGCGGGATTACCTCGAGGGACAGGCCCGCCACGACCAGTGGCTCACCGCTGCGATGCGCGAACTCGACTCCCAGTGGGAGTACCTCGAGGAGCGCACGCCGATCCTCCGTGACGCCGAGATTTCCGCGGCGACCGAGGACACGCTCCGCCGGGTCGAGATCCAGCGCTACGCCGACCGCGTGACGACGCGCTACCGGAATCGCTTCTCCGCACCGCTCGTCCTCGTCCCCTGTTCGGCTCGCAAGCCCTACAGCGAATCCCAGAGTCACCGACAGTTCCACGACGCCATCCAGTGGCGCGCCCATCTCGTCTCGATGACGAGTCCGATCGGCGTCGTCCCACAGGAACTCGAGACGACCTACCCCGCCCAGCACTACGACACCGTCGTCACGGGGCGGTGGTCCGAAGACGAGAAGCAGTTCGTCAGCGAGGTGCTCCGACGCTACCTCGAGCGCAACGACTACCCCGAGATCGTCGCTCACGTTCCCGACGAGGGCTACCGCGACATCGTCTCCCGCGTCGAGGACGAACTCGACCTCGAGGTCACCTACACCGTCGCAGACCACCCGACGGACGACGAGTCACTCGCGAACCTCAGGGACGCGCTCGCCGGACGGCCCGCGTACCGGAAACGCGAACGCGAACACAACACCGTCCGTGCCATCGCCGACTACCTGCTCGGCGACGGAGCCGGCGACGACCTCTTCGAGGACATCACGACGACGAGTCGCTACCCGCGAATCCAGGTTCGCGACGCCGAGGAGACGCAGCTGGCGACGATGGTCCCCCAGTACGGGACGCTCTCGTTCACGCTCGAGGGAGCGCGGCGGTGGGTCGACAGCGACGCGCCGACGAAACGCGTCGAGATCGACGGCTTCGTGCCACACGGCAGCGTCCTCGCGCCGGGCGTCGTCGACGCCGACGAGGACATCCGCGTCGGCGACGAGGTCGTCGTCGAGGGGCCGAAGGCCTTCGGCGTCGGCCGCGCGGAGATGTTCGGTCGCGAAATGGTCGAAAGTACGCGCGGAATCGCCTGCGAGATCCGCCACGTCGAGGAGAAATAG
- a CDS encoding RNA-binding protein translates to MIGAASLAFGAVVAVVFGTWLFRRVRGGRPADERESFERHREAQAREPPVELGDVHEAGVVDFSRHHTGERHAVCKVEGFVVFVEDVPADLEVADVVRFKLLSFNRGHTSATATYLEIVS, encoded by the coding sequence ATGATCGGGGCCGCATCGCTGGCGTTCGGTGCGGTCGTCGCCGTCGTCTTCGGGACGTGGCTCTTTCGACGAGTTCGAGGCGGCCGACCTGCGGACGAACGGGAATCGTTCGAGCGCCACCGCGAGGCCCAGGCGCGCGAGCCGCCGGTCGAACTCGGCGACGTCCACGAGGCGGGCGTCGTCGACTTCTCTCGGCACCACACGGGTGAACGCCACGCCGTCTGCAAGGTCGAGGGCTTCGTCGTCTTCGTCGAGGACGTCCCCGCCGACCTCGAGGTCGCGGACGTGGTCCGGTTCAAACTGCTCTCGTTCAACCGGGGCCACACCTCTGCGACGGCCACGTATCTCGAGATCGTTAGCTGA
- a CDS encoding DNA-directed RNA polymerase subunit epsilon, with the protein MSGDGVSSGATLGRRVPTDDGERRLETRPGAGSISRAAAQRDATVRRWGVVTPSATVIGRAESPEADLSESVRRLHDEQHTATAGHSARAHHLDRLRTTQALCNALDLTPWQRDLALGIMDEIDLTAFGSQRAIPKVALVVIRHVVDVDRRAYFGLDDVDVSALSPDRMDELFAEYKAHDVTDESTFKHLAAQHGLDITNLNRLRRVLQEQLDDDALPAYGRNPNRDPNLPSLTGREADDSSEE; encoded by the coding sequence ATGAGTGGTGACGGCGTTTCGTCGGGGGCGACGCTCGGACGGCGAGTACCGACCGACGACGGTGAACGACGACTCGAGACCCGCCCCGGTGCAGGTTCGATCTCGCGAGCGGCGGCCCAGCGCGACGCGACGGTTCGCCGGTGGGGCGTCGTCACGCCCAGCGCGACGGTCATCGGCCGCGCGGAGTCGCCCGAGGCGGACCTCTCGGAGAGCGTCCGTCGCCTCCACGACGAACAGCACACGGCGACCGCCGGCCACAGCGCGCGAGCCCACCACCTCGATCGGCTGCGAACGACCCAGGCGCTGTGTAACGCCCTGGACCTGACGCCGTGGCAGCGAGACCTCGCGCTGGGGATCATGGACGAGATCGACCTCACTGCCTTCGGCAGCCAGCGGGCGATCCCCAAGGTCGCGCTGGTGGTGATCCGCCACGTCGTCGACGTCGACCGGCGCGCGTACTTCGGGCTGGACGACGTCGACGTAAGCGCGCTGTCGCCCGACCGGATGGACGAACTGTTCGCAGAGTACAAGGCACACGACGTTACCGACGAGAGCACGTTCAAGCACCTCGCCGCTCAGCACGGCCTCGACATCACGAACCTCAACCGGCTCCGCCGGGTGCTACAAGAGCAACTGGACGACGATGCACTGCCGGCGTACGGCCGCAACCCCAACCGCGACCCGAATCTGCCGAGCCTGACCGGCCGGGAGGCCGACGACTCGAGCGAGGAGTGA
- the mptA gene encoding GTP cyclohydrolase MptA yields MSKQLPDVQATAPDVTVGLSQVGVTGVEKLVKIAREGKRPIVLMAEFEVFVDLPSWRKGADMSRNMEVIDEILEEATREEAYRVEDVCGDAAERLLEKHDYTTRAEVSMEAEFVRREETPATDRETQYSVDLIASATATDEGTREEIGARVVGMTVCPCSQGMSAARAKQKLEDLEVDEETITEFLDEVPQPGHSQRGHATLTVEANGDPEVDLNDVIDVARDAMSARIYNLAKRPDEDHMTFEAHSDAKFVEDCVRSMAEGVVEQFDELPDDAVITMKQSNDESIHQHNAHAERVVEMGTLREEVNGDLEA; encoded by the coding sequence ATGAGTAAGCAACTGCCGGACGTGCAGGCGACTGCACCCGACGTGACCGTCGGACTGAGCCAGGTCGGCGTCACTGGCGTCGAAAAGCTCGTCAAAATCGCCCGTGAGGGCAAGCGACCGATCGTCCTGATGGCCGAGTTCGAGGTGTTCGTCGACCTTCCCTCCTGGCGGAAAGGCGCGGACATGAGCCGGAACATGGAGGTCATCGACGAGATTCTCGAGGAAGCCACCCGAGAGGAGGCCTACCGCGTCGAGGACGTCTGTGGCGACGCCGCCGAACGGCTACTCGAGAAACACGACTACACGACGCGCGCTGAAGTGTCGATGGAAGCCGAGTTCGTCCGACGCGAGGAGACGCCCGCGACTGACCGAGAGACCCAGTACAGCGTCGACCTCATCGCCTCGGCGACGGCGACCGACGAGGGGACCCGCGAGGAGATCGGTGCCCGCGTCGTCGGCATGACCGTCTGCCCGTGCTCGCAGGGGATGTCTGCCGCCCGTGCGAAACAGAAACTCGAGGATCTCGAGGTCGACGAGGAGACGATCACCGAGTTTTTAGACGAGGTTCCCCAGCCCGGCCACTCCCAGCGCGGTCACGCGACGCTCACCGTGGAGGCAAACGGTGATCCCGAGGTCGACCTGAACGACGTGATCGACGTCGCCCGCGACGCCATGAGCGCGCGGATCTACAACCTCGCGAAGCGCCCCGACGAGGACCACATGACCTTCGAGGCCCACAGCGACGCGAAGTTCGTCGAAGACTGCGTCCGGTCGATGGCGGAAGGCGTCGTCGAGCAGTTCGACGAACTGCCGGACGACGCCGTGATCACGATGAAACAGTCCAACGACGAGTCGATCCACCAGCACAACGCCCACGCCGAGCGCGTCGTCGAGATGGGGACGCTGCGCGAGGAGGTCAACGGCGACCTCGAGGCGTAG